In a genomic window of Bicyclus anynana chromosome 5, ilBicAnyn1.1, whole genome shotgun sequence:
- the LOC112047857 gene encoding potassium voltage-gated channel subfamily H member 8-like isoform X1 translates to MPVRKGLLAPQNTFLDTIATRFDGTHSNFVLGNAQVPSYPIVYCSDGFCELTGWARAHIMQKGCACKFLHGPDTREEHRHEIDAALDSKHELKLELIFYKKNGTPFWCLLDIVPIKNEKREVVLFLASFKDITNTKMAAMNTNEEFDSGAAVRPSAGVVTLALSPFVPAAALLGARFRAESSCLLPDPNGNLDPEAPSPANMGRRRSRAVLYQLSGHYKPDKTKSKLKLNNVSKNLLHSSDPPLPEYKTSAIKKSRFIISHYGVFKTFWDWLILIATFYVAVVVPYNASFVDQGHPRISVTSDVVVEALFIIDIVLNFRTTFVSKKGEVVSDFKAIALNYIRSWFVVDLLAALPFDLLYASDVYSGAESTHGNVHLVKLTRLLRLARLLQKMDRYSQYSALILTLLMLSFSLVAHWLACIWFIIAEKEIDYHRNESWDLGWINNLAERLKVPIGNISHSESYVTALYFTCSSLTSVGFGNVSANTLPEKIFSILTMLIGALMHAVVFGNVTAIIQRMYSRRSMYQTKWRDLKDFLTINQVPKELKQRMQDYFQTMWSLNHGIDIHETLKEFPEELRGDVSLHLHREILSLPIFETASQGCLKLLSLHIRNNFCAPGEYLVHKGDALTYIHYICNGSMEVMQNDMVVAILGKGDLVGCDMNAHLQAHNGTGPPQPNNPDVVVKSSSDVKALTYCDLKCINMIGLADVLRLYPEYQQVFIHDIHHDLTYNLREGYEAEQESDGNGHPSLTLPSISEDDENAAEEHALSPKKPLLSSTNSPRHAKFRSDAQRLTHKELRERIERQRSVATPKITRADSLEGLNLEMYNTRSSVDRLDTQVSSLHHDVAALSIEVRNAIQALQEMTGPVWHAAHSNPNLQWNSPPNQLARSCSHPPDVFCWDQQERSFTPDRPKINRSTQTEPFLHSVTQYIMEHPATVMLLLGLDPMANLAPVIQPTVEYYDPRSRRPSVLEQIIESENGSQTPSSSASDKPEPLRSPSGSAKDLDIQPEMERLLEKDKSASLKRNRYSASDLYDVTERLLPAKNAHPSTYSLKNNFNS, encoded by the exons ATAGCAACTTCGTGCTGGGCAACGCGCAAGTCCCATCGTACCCCATCGTCTACTGTTCGGATGGGTTCTGCGAGCTGACAGGGTGGGCGCGGGCACATATCATGCAGAAAGGGTGCGCCTGCAAGTTCCTCCACGGTCCGGATACGAGGGAGGAGCACCGCCATGAGATCGACGCGGCCCTTGACTCCAAACACGAGCTGAAGCTTGAACTCATATTCTATAAGAAAAATG GTACGCCGTTCTGGTGCTTGCTCGATATTGTcccaattaaaaatgaaaaacgaGAAGTGGTTTTGTTCCTCGCCTCGTTCAAGGATATCACCAACACCAAGATGGCCGCCATGAACACTAATGAGGAGTTCGACAGCG GAGCCGCGGTGCGGCCTTCGGCTGGCGTGGTCACTCTAGCGTTATCCCCATTTGTACCCGCAGCGGCACTCTTGGGCGCCCGGTTCCGAGCTGAATCTAGTTGCCTACTTCCAGACCCGAATGGCAATCTGGATCCCGAAGCGCCCTCGCCCGCCAACATGGGCAGACGGCGCTCCAGGGCAGTTCTTTACCAGCTTTCAGGACATTATAAGCCAGATAAGACGAAGAGTAAATTAAAACTCAACAATGTTAGTAAG AATCTTCTACACTCATCCGATCCTCCGCTGCCTGAATACAAAACGTCGGCAATAAAAAAGTCAAGATTCATCATATCACATTATGGTGTATTTAAAACCTTCTGGGACTGGCTGATCCTCATCGCTACGTTTTACGTTGCTGTTGTGGTACCTTATAACGCCAGTTTTGTTGATCAAGGCCACCCGAGAATTAGCGTAACCAGCGACGTCGTTGTCGAAGCTCTATTTATAATTG ATATTGTGCTCAATTTCCGTACAACTTTTGTAAGTAAGAAAGGCGAAGTAGTGTCAGATTTTAAAGCAATAGCTCTTAATTATATCCGGAGTTGGTTTGTCGTGGATCTCCTGGCCGCGCTTCCATTTGACCTACTTTATGCTTCAGACGTATACAGCGGGGCG gAGTCTACCCACGGGAATGTACATCTTGTTAAGCTAACCCGGTTGTTACGACTTGCACGACTACTCCAAAAGATGGACAGATATTCTCAGTACTCAGCCCTTATACTGACTCTTTTGATGTTATCCTTCAGCTTGGTTGCTCATTGGTTGGCCTGTATATGGTTCATTATAGCTGAAAAGGAGATTGATTACCACAGAAATGAGAGTTGGGACTTAG GTTGGATCAATAACCTGGCGGAGAGGTTGAAAGTGCCGATCGGAAACATATCGCACAGCGAGAGCTATGTAACAGCACTCTACTTTACTTGCTCTTCACTCACCAGTGTTGGCTTCGGGAATGTGTCCGCAAACACTTTGCCTGAGAAAATTTTCAGCATACTCACGATGCTGATTGGAG CATTAATGCACGCCGTAGTCTTCGGTAACGTAACAGCGATCATACAACGGATGTACTCCCGCCGTTCGATGTACCAGACAAAATGGCGGGATCTTAAGGATTTCCTCACAATCAACCAAGTGCCGAAGGAGCTGAAACAGCGCATGCAAGACTACTTCCAAACAATGTGGTCGCTCAACCATGGCATTGATATACACGAG ACTCTGAAAGAATTCCCGGAAGAATTACGAGGGGATGTTTCGTTACATTTGCACAGAGAGATATTATCTCTTCCGATATTCGAAACAGCATCCCAGGGCTGCCTCAAGCTACTATCACTGCATATCCGTAACAATTTTTGCGCCCCCGGGGAATATCTCGTACACAAAGGGGATGCGCTTACTTACATTCACTATATATGCAACGGGTCCATGGAAGTTATGCAAAACGACATGGTAGTCGCTATTCTTG GAAAGGGTGATTTAGTGGGATGTGACATGAATGCCCACTTACAAGCCCACAATGGGACCGGCCCGCCCCAGCCCAACAACCCTGACGTAGTAGTAAAGTCAAGCAGCGACGTGAAG GCTCTGACTTACTGTGATCTCAAATGTATAAACATGATCGGGCTCGCGGACGTGCTTCGGTTGTATCCAGAGTATCAACAGGTCTTCATTCACGACATTCACCACGACCTCACGTACAATTTGAGAGAGGGCTATGAGGCTGAACAGGAGTCCGACGGTAACGGCCACCCGTCGCTGACTCTACCCTCTATTTCAGAGGACGACGAAAACGCTGCTGAAGAACACGCACTGTCTCcaaaaaagcctttattatcTAGCACTAACAGTCCGAGACATGCTAAATTTAG GTCAGACGCACAGCGCCTTACCCATAAGGAGTTACGCGAGAGAATCGAAAGGCAACGCTCCGTGGCAACACCCAAGATCACTCGAGCTGATTCTTTGGAAGGGCTCAACTTAGAAATGTACAACACTCGCTCGTCAGTGGACAGGCTCGACACGCAGGTGTCCAGCTTGCATCATGACGTCGCTGCTCTTAGTATAGAG GTTCGAAATGCAATTCAAGCTTTACAAGAAATGACAGGTCCTGTGTGGCATGCAGCACATTCGAATCCCAATCTGCAGTGGAACTCTCCGCCGAATCAGTTGGCACGCAGTTGCAGCCATCCTCCTGACGTCTTTTGCTGGGATCAG CAAGAGCGGTCATTCACTCCTGATCGGCCGAAAATAAATCGAAGCACACAGACTGAACCATTCCTGCACAGTGTCACCCAGTACATAATGGAGCACCCTGCGACTGTGATGCTCCTGTTGGGCCTAGACCCGATGGCCAACCTAGCACCGGTCATACAACCAACGGTCGAATACTACGACCCGAGAAGTCGCCGACCGAGTGTTCTCGAGCAGATCATCGAGTCTGAAAACGGCAGTCAAACTCCGTCCAGTTCGGCGAGCGACAAACCAGAACCACTGAGGAGTCCCAGTGGAAGTGCTAAGGACCTTGATATACAACCAGAAATGGAAAGGCTATTAGAAAAAGACAAAAGTGCTAGTTTAAAACGAAATAGGTACTCTGCGAGTGATCTTTACGATGTGACTGAACGATTGCTACCAGCTAAGAACGCACATCCAAGTACTTACAgtcttaaaaataactttaacagtTAA
- the LOC112047857 gene encoding potassium voltage-gated channel subfamily H member 8-like isoform X2 yields MPVRKGLLAPQNTFLDTIATRFDGTHSNFVLGNAQVPSYPIVYCSDGFCELTGWARAHIMQKGCACKFLHGPDTREEHRHEIDAALDSKHELKLELIFYKKNGTPFWCLLDIVPIKNEKREVVLFLASFKDITNTKMAAMNTNEEFDSGAAVRPSAGVVTLALSPFVPAAALLGARFRAESSCLLPDPNGNLDPEAPSPANMGRRRSRAVLYQLSGHYKPDKTKSKLKLNNNLLHSSDPPLPEYKTSAIKKSRFIISHYGVFKTFWDWLILIATFYVAVVVPYNASFVDQGHPRISVTSDVVVEALFIIDIVLNFRTTFVSKKGEVVSDFKAIALNYIRSWFVVDLLAALPFDLLYASDVYSGAESTHGNVHLVKLTRLLRLARLLQKMDRYSQYSALILTLLMLSFSLVAHWLACIWFIIAEKEIDYHRNESWDLGWINNLAERLKVPIGNISHSESYVTALYFTCSSLTSVGFGNVSANTLPEKIFSILTMLIGALMHAVVFGNVTAIIQRMYSRRSMYQTKWRDLKDFLTINQVPKELKQRMQDYFQTMWSLNHGIDIHETLKEFPEELRGDVSLHLHREILSLPIFETASQGCLKLLSLHIRNNFCAPGEYLVHKGDALTYIHYICNGSMEVMQNDMVVAILGKGDLVGCDMNAHLQAHNGTGPPQPNNPDVVVKSSSDVKALTYCDLKCINMIGLADVLRLYPEYQQVFIHDIHHDLTYNLREGYEAEQESDGNGHPSLTLPSISEDDENAAEEHALSPKKPLLSSTNSPRHAKFRSDAQRLTHKELRERIERQRSVATPKITRADSLEGLNLEMYNTRSSVDRLDTQVSSLHHDVAALSIEVRNAIQALQEMTGPVWHAAHSNPNLQWNSPPNQLARSCSHPPDVFCWDQQERSFTPDRPKINRSTQTEPFLHSVTQYIMEHPATVMLLLGLDPMANLAPVIQPTVEYYDPRSRRPSVLEQIIESENGSQTPSSSASDKPEPLRSPSGSAKDLDIQPEMERLLEKDKSASLKRNRYSASDLYDVTERLLPAKNAHPSTYSLKNNFNS; encoded by the exons ATAGCAACTTCGTGCTGGGCAACGCGCAAGTCCCATCGTACCCCATCGTCTACTGTTCGGATGGGTTCTGCGAGCTGACAGGGTGGGCGCGGGCACATATCATGCAGAAAGGGTGCGCCTGCAAGTTCCTCCACGGTCCGGATACGAGGGAGGAGCACCGCCATGAGATCGACGCGGCCCTTGACTCCAAACACGAGCTGAAGCTTGAACTCATATTCTATAAGAAAAATG GTACGCCGTTCTGGTGCTTGCTCGATATTGTcccaattaaaaatgaaaaacgaGAAGTGGTTTTGTTCCTCGCCTCGTTCAAGGATATCACCAACACCAAGATGGCCGCCATGAACACTAATGAGGAGTTCGACAGCG GAGCCGCGGTGCGGCCTTCGGCTGGCGTGGTCACTCTAGCGTTATCCCCATTTGTACCCGCAGCGGCACTCTTGGGCGCCCGGTTCCGAGCTGAATCTAGTTGCCTACTTCCAGACCCGAATGGCAATCTGGATCCCGAAGCGCCCTCGCCCGCCAACATGGGCAGACGGCGCTCCAGGGCAGTTCTTTACCAGCTTTCAGGACATTATAAGCCAGATAAGACGAAGAGTAAATTAAAACTCAACAAT AATCTTCTACACTCATCCGATCCTCCGCTGCCTGAATACAAAACGTCGGCAATAAAAAAGTCAAGATTCATCATATCACATTATGGTGTATTTAAAACCTTCTGGGACTGGCTGATCCTCATCGCTACGTTTTACGTTGCTGTTGTGGTACCTTATAACGCCAGTTTTGTTGATCAAGGCCACCCGAGAATTAGCGTAACCAGCGACGTCGTTGTCGAAGCTCTATTTATAATTG ATATTGTGCTCAATTTCCGTACAACTTTTGTAAGTAAGAAAGGCGAAGTAGTGTCAGATTTTAAAGCAATAGCTCTTAATTATATCCGGAGTTGGTTTGTCGTGGATCTCCTGGCCGCGCTTCCATTTGACCTACTTTATGCTTCAGACGTATACAGCGGGGCG gAGTCTACCCACGGGAATGTACATCTTGTTAAGCTAACCCGGTTGTTACGACTTGCACGACTACTCCAAAAGATGGACAGATATTCTCAGTACTCAGCCCTTATACTGACTCTTTTGATGTTATCCTTCAGCTTGGTTGCTCATTGGTTGGCCTGTATATGGTTCATTATAGCTGAAAAGGAGATTGATTACCACAGAAATGAGAGTTGGGACTTAG GTTGGATCAATAACCTGGCGGAGAGGTTGAAAGTGCCGATCGGAAACATATCGCACAGCGAGAGCTATGTAACAGCACTCTACTTTACTTGCTCTTCACTCACCAGTGTTGGCTTCGGGAATGTGTCCGCAAACACTTTGCCTGAGAAAATTTTCAGCATACTCACGATGCTGATTGGAG CATTAATGCACGCCGTAGTCTTCGGTAACGTAACAGCGATCATACAACGGATGTACTCCCGCCGTTCGATGTACCAGACAAAATGGCGGGATCTTAAGGATTTCCTCACAATCAACCAAGTGCCGAAGGAGCTGAAACAGCGCATGCAAGACTACTTCCAAACAATGTGGTCGCTCAACCATGGCATTGATATACACGAG ACTCTGAAAGAATTCCCGGAAGAATTACGAGGGGATGTTTCGTTACATTTGCACAGAGAGATATTATCTCTTCCGATATTCGAAACAGCATCCCAGGGCTGCCTCAAGCTACTATCACTGCATATCCGTAACAATTTTTGCGCCCCCGGGGAATATCTCGTACACAAAGGGGATGCGCTTACTTACATTCACTATATATGCAACGGGTCCATGGAAGTTATGCAAAACGACATGGTAGTCGCTATTCTTG GAAAGGGTGATTTAGTGGGATGTGACATGAATGCCCACTTACAAGCCCACAATGGGACCGGCCCGCCCCAGCCCAACAACCCTGACGTAGTAGTAAAGTCAAGCAGCGACGTGAAG GCTCTGACTTACTGTGATCTCAAATGTATAAACATGATCGGGCTCGCGGACGTGCTTCGGTTGTATCCAGAGTATCAACAGGTCTTCATTCACGACATTCACCACGACCTCACGTACAATTTGAGAGAGGGCTATGAGGCTGAACAGGAGTCCGACGGTAACGGCCACCCGTCGCTGACTCTACCCTCTATTTCAGAGGACGACGAAAACGCTGCTGAAGAACACGCACTGTCTCcaaaaaagcctttattatcTAGCACTAACAGTCCGAGACATGCTAAATTTAG GTCAGACGCACAGCGCCTTACCCATAAGGAGTTACGCGAGAGAATCGAAAGGCAACGCTCCGTGGCAACACCCAAGATCACTCGAGCTGATTCTTTGGAAGGGCTCAACTTAGAAATGTACAACACTCGCTCGTCAGTGGACAGGCTCGACACGCAGGTGTCCAGCTTGCATCATGACGTCGCTGCTCTTAGTATAGAG GTTCGAAATGCAATTCAAGCTTTACAAGAAATGACAGGTCCTGTGTGGCATGCAGCACATTCGAATCCCAATCTGCAGTGGAACTCTCCGCCGAATCAGTTGGCACGCAGTTGCAGCCATCCTCCTGACGTCTTTTGCTGGGATCAG CAAGAGCGGTCATTCACTCCTGATCGGCCGAAAATAAATCGAAGCACACAGACTGAACCATTCCTGCACAGTGTCACCCAGTACATAATGGAGCACCCTGCGACTGTGATGCTCCTGTTGGGCCTAGACCCGATGGCCAACCTAGCACCGGTCATACAACCAACGGTCGAATACTACGACCCGAGAAGTCGCCGACCGAGTGTTCTCGAGCAGATCATCGAGTCTGAAAACGGCAGTCAAACTCCGTCCAGTTCGGCGAGCGACAAACCAGAACCACTGAGGAGTCCCAGTGGAAGTGCTAAGGACCTTGATATACAACCAGAAATGGAAAGGCTATTAGAAAAAGACAAAAGTGCTAGTTTAAAACGAAATAGGTACTCTGCGAGTGATCTTTACGATGTGACTGAACGATTGCTACCAGCTAAGAACGCACATCCAAGTACTTACAgtcttaaaaataactttaacagtTAA